Proteins from one Phocoena sinus isolate mPhoSin1 chromosome 8, mPhoSin1.pri, whole genome shotgun sequence genomic window:
- the AKIP1 gene encoding A-kinase-interacting protein 1 has translation MENCLAAAALNGVDRRSLQRSARLGQEVLERAKRRAVDWHSVELPKGSVGVISRERPDRERGPAAGPHRLLPGEREERHPTLSASFRTMAEFMDYTSSQCGKYYSSVPEEGGATHVYRYHRGKSKLHLCSDTGNGQRKDTPLGVGGIRQTSECALEASQPAENISKDLYIEVYPGTYSITVGVNDLTKKTYVVAVDSGQSVDLVFPI, from the exons ATGGAGAACTGTTTGGCGGCCGCGGCGCTGAACGGGGTGGACCGACGTTCCCTGCAACGCTCGGCTAGGCTGGGTCAAGAAGTGCTGGAGCGGGCCAAAAGGAGGGCGGTGGACTGGCATTCGGTGGAGCTTCCCAAAGGCAGCGTGGGGGTCATTTCCCGGGAGCGGCCCGACAGAGAAAGAGGGCCGGCAGCCGGCCCCCATCGCCTTCTCCCAGGAGAG AGAGAAGAAAGACACCCAACCCTCAGTGCTTCCTTCAGAACTATGGCTGAATTCATGGACTATACCTCAAGTCAGTGTGGG AAATATTATTCATCTGTGCCAGAGGAAGGAGGGGCAACCCACGTCTATCGTTATCACAGAGGGAAGTCGAAGCTGCACTTGTGCTCGGACACTGGGAATGGTCAG AGAAAAGACACCCCCCTTGGTGTTGGAGGCATCCGTCAGACGTCAGAGTGTGCGCTAGAGGCATCCCAGCCT GCTGAGAACATCTCTAAGGACCTCTACATAGAAGTATATCCAGGGACCTATTCCATCACTGTGGGTGTAAATGACTTGACCAAGAAGACTTACGTGGTAGCAGTCGATTCAGGACAAAGTGTGGACTTGGTCTTCCCCATATGA
- the C8H11orf16 gene encoding uncharacterized protein C11orf16 homolog — protein MDSSPGPGMPLPKYCSVATTLKAPAWAGTAPPWELSFACPLASQAPWLTRQRPLTRYASYDPCLHIADPAWQGPGWLRRGGDAADAWVLARREADGFYYRAQIKAAPELERQGFLLVEFEAPLVTCPGLPAQRQSMVLEEDVIQFSPSVEYSLRLGDKVLALWGPDQQRYGPGTIPLGLEARDPQRASKEEEITVHFWNGRTAPVPLGGVRWVPPAVWKKAVDRLHKPFTTEHPRPLLWAPCCSLVGPVAGCVTGGLPLSAPFLCPPCHLHACCQLLGQGCLCCRPLAGPTWWPLTRTSGVTAREHPETELKPMAQPLPLEGPKEEEVAVQAPMAVSSSSTSSSSEEEDLENELKMGLPQRLLLDSTGNMAPILLEESPRRQGGLCQPEWRYWRRNGSKPHPRKPGTRLCNIGKEEKGNKQQTVKTAAAGSPRELVLEATGMKPLQILPEEAEHKKLSRGTAAHQEARIPPKRKAPRI, from the exons ATGGACTCCTCCCCAGGGCCTGGGATGCCTTTGCCCAAATACTGCAGCGTGGCCACAACCCTGAAGGCCCCTGCCTGGGCCGGCACTGCTCCTCCCTGGGAACTCTCCTTCGCCTGCCCTCTCGCCTCCCAAGCACCCTGGCTCACCCGGCAGAGGCCTCTCACCAG ATATGCATCTTATGACCCGTGTCTCCACATTGCTGACCCAGCATGGCAGGGGCCTGGCTGGCTGAGAAGAGGTGGAGATGCTGCGGACGCATGGGTCCTGGCAAGAAGGGAAGCAGATGGCTTTTATTACAGGGCTCAGATAAAGGCTGCTCCCGAG CTGGAGAGGCAGGGGTTCCTGCTGGTAGAATTTGAGGCTCCCCTTGTCACATGCCCAGGGCTGCCAGCCCAGCGGCAGAGCATGGTCTTGGAGGAAGATGTCATTCAGTTCTCGCCATCCGTGGAATACTCACTGCGCCTTGGGGACAAGGTGCTGGCACTCTGGGGACCAGACCAGCAGCGCTATGGCCCCGGCACCATTCCTTTGGGCTTGGAGGCAAGAGACCCCCAGAGAG CatccaaagaagaagaaattactgTTCACTTCTGGAATGGCAGGACAGCTCCTGTGCCTCTTGGAGGGGTCAGGTGGGTGCCCCCAGCTGTCTGGAAGAAGGCTGTGGACAGGCTGCACAAGCCTTTCACCACGGAGCACCCCAGGCCCCTCCTCTGGGCCCCTTGCTGCTCTCTGGTGGGGCCGGTCGCTGGATGTGTCACCGGCGGGCTTCCTCTGAGCGCTCCGTTCCTGTGCCCTCCCTGCCACCTGCATGCCTGCTGCCAGCTGCTGGGCCAGGGCTGCCTCTGCTGCCGCCCCTTGGCTGGACCCACCTGGTGGCCTCTAACCAGAACCTCAGGGGTCACAGCCAGAGAGCATCCAGAGACGGAGCTGAAGCCCATGGCACAGCCTTTGCCCCTTGAGGGTCCTAAGGAGGAAGAAGTAGCAGTGCAGGCTCCCATGGCTGTTTCTTCCTCCTCTACCTCCTCTTCTTCTGAAGAGGAGGATCTGGAGAATGAGCTGAAGATGGGCCTTCCCCAGAGGCTGCTGCTGGACAGCACAGGCAACATGGCCCCCATCCTTCTTGAGGAGTCTCCAAGGAGGCAGGGTGGCCTCTGCCAGCCGGAATGGAGGTACTGGAGGAGAAACGGGTCCAAGCCGCATCCCAGGAAGCCAG GAACAAGACTTTGCAACAtcgggaaagaagaaaagggcaaCAAACAACAGACAGTGAAAACTGCAGCAGCGGGGAGTCCCAGGGAGCTGGTCCTGGAAGCCACTGGCATGAAGCCACTACAGATCTTGCCAGAGGAAGCTGAACACAAAAAACTGAGTCGGGGTACTGCGGCACATCAGGAGGCCAGAATTCCCCCTAAACGAAAAGCCCCAAGGATCTAG